Proteins co-encoded in one Candidatus Cloacimonadota bacterium genomic window:
- the pgsB gene encoding poly-gamma-glutamate synthase PgsB, whose product MLGLIIGLLLLIAFGSFEYYRNKYYRKMIPTIIHVNGTRGKSSVTRLIAAGLRAGEKHVMAKTTGSAPVFIFENGSETPITRHFGANIAEQPKIIRFAARRKAEILVMECMAVTPEYQWVTEHKIINSDICVITNSRPDHLDVMGPGIRNVTLSLCNTLPPNGKGYTAERKMFPLMKKQADKTKTTLLQTDDSTVSDDEMRDFNHVEHKENVALALKVCEDLGVERKKALKKMYEAIPDVGATEVFHRKVDGKTVYFSHSFAANDPESTEVLVKHIIELYSNIKSVGIVLSTRQDRMFRSKQLIEMLDKIDYSKLFLIGQQTASVFAYGQKNNIPAKKMEDCGWVSGDDLMKHVKKLPDKEILLIGIGNIHGNGGIIVDYFKERKK is encoded by the coding sequence ATGCTTGGATTAATTATTGGATTGCTATTGCTGATAGCATTTGGATCTTTTGAATATTATCGAAATAAATATTACCGTAAAATGATCCCGACGATTATTCATGTGAACGGAACTCGCGGAAAATCCAGTGTAACGCGTCTGATAGCAGCTGGACTTAGAGCGGGCGAAAAACATGTGATGGCAAAAACCACAGGATCAGCTCCGGTTTTTATTTTTGAAAATGGTTCTGAAACGCCGATCACTCGGCATTTCGGGGCGAATATTGCCGAACAACCCAAGATCATTCGTTTTGCTGCTCGTAGAAAAGCTGAGATCCTGGTGATGGAATGCATGGCTGTAACACCCGAATATCAATGGGTTACAGAACACAAGATCATCAATAGCGACATCTGCGTGATCACCAATTCCCGACCGGATCATCTGGATGTGATGGGACCGGGAATCAGGAATGTAACTTTATCACTTTGCAACACATTACCGCCAAACGGAAAAGGTTACACAGCTGAACGTAAAATGTTTCCACTTATGAAAAAACAGGCGGATAAAACCAAAACAACATTGCTTCAAACAGACGATTCAACTGTTTCTGATGATGAGATGCGCGATTTCAATCATGTGGAACATAAAGAAAATGTGGCTTTAGCACTCAAGGTTTGTGAAGATCTGGGTGTGGAGCGGAAAAAAGCACTAAAAAAAATGTATGAAGCCATTCCCGATGTGGGAGCAACTGAAGTTTTCCACAGAAAAGTGGACGGAAAAACAGTATATTTTTCTCACTCGTTTGCTGCGAACGATCCTGAATCTACGGAAGTGCTGGTAAAACACATTATCGAACTTTATTCCAACATCAAATCTGTGGGAATCGTTCTCAGTACGCGGCAGGATAGAATGTTCCGTTCCAAACAGCTGATCGAAATGCTGGATAAAATAGATTATTCCAAGCTGTTTTTGATCGGACAGCAAACTGCCAGCGTTTTTGCTTATGGACAGAAAAATAATATTCCTGCTAAAAAGATGGAAGATTGCGGCTGGGTGAGTGGTGATGATCTGATGAAACACGTAAAGAAGCTTCCCGATAAAGAAATACTCTTGATAGGGATCGGAAATATCCATGGAAATGGTGGTATAATTGTAGATTATTTCAAAGAAAGGAAAAAATAG